The Gymnodinialimonas sp. 57CJ19 genome includes a window with the following:
- the acs gene encoding acetate--CoA ligase, protein MPKDHLPALLPDAHINAARYEEMYAASINDPDAFWGEHGKRIDWIKPYTKVKNTSFAHDNVQVNWFEDGTLNVSANCIDRHLETRGDQTAILFEPDEPGDGAQHITYRELHGHVCRFANVLKEMGVGKGDRVVLYMPMIPEAAYAMLACTRIGAIHSIVFAGFSPDALAARVNGSSAKVVITSDGAPRGGRVTELKDNVNKALLHNVIGTKCLVVKRTGGQVAWVDDRDVWYDDIAANVSDDCPPEEMNAEDPLFILYTSGSTGQPKGVVHTTGGYLVYASMTHEYVFDYKEGDVFWCTADVGWVTGHSYIVYGPLANGATTLMFEGVPTYPDAGRFWEVCEKHKVNQFYTAPTAIRALMGKGTSFVEKYDLSSLKLLGTVGENINPEAWNWYNENVGKGRCPIVDTWWQTETGGHMMTPLPGAHKLKPGSAQKPFFGVKPLVLDPTTAEVIEGNDVEGVLVIADSWPGQMRTVWGDHDRFVATYFSDYKGYYFSGDGCKRDADGEYWITGRVDDVINVSGHRMGTPEIESALVAHETVSEAAVVGYPHPVKGQGIYCYVTLMNDETPSDELKATLQAWVRQEIGPIAKPDVIQWAPGLPKTRSGKIMRRILRKIAENDYGSLGDTSTLADPSVVDDLIANRAET, encoded by the coding sequence GTGCCAAAAGATCACCTTCCTGCCCTGTTGCCCGACGCGCACATCAACGCAGCCCGCTATGAAGAGATGTATGCGGCCTCGATCAACGATCCCGATGCTTTCTGGGGAGAGCACGGAAAGCGTATCGATTGGATCAAGCCTTACACCAAGGTCAAGAACACCTCCTTTGCCCATGACAACGTGCAGGTGAACTGGTTCGAAGACGGCACCCTTAACGTCAGCGCCAACTGCATTGACCGCCATCTGGAAACACGCGGGGATCAAACCGCGATCCTGTTTGAGCCCGACGAGCCGGGCGATGGCGCACAGCACATCACTTACAGGGAGCTGCACGGCCACGTGTGCCGTTTTGCCAATGTCCTGAAGGAAATGGGCGTCGGTAAAGGCGACCGGGTCGTGCTTTATATGCCGATGATCCCCGAGGCCGCCTATGCGATGCTGGCATGCACACGGATTGGGGCGATCCACTCCATCGTCTTCGCGGGCTTTTCGCCCGACGCGCTGGCCGCGCGGGTCAATGGCTCGAGCGCAAAGGTCGTTATCACCTCGGACGGGGCCCCCCGCGGTGGCCGGGTGACCGAGCTGAAGGACAACGTGAACAAGGCGCTGCTGCACAACGTGATCGGCACCAAATGCCTTGTGGTAAAGCGCACGGGTGGCCAGGTCGCATGGGTCGACGATCGGGATGTCTGGTACGATGACATCGCCGCAAATGTCAGCGACGATTGCCCGCCAGAAGAGATGAACGCCGAAGACCCGCTGTTCATCCTCTATACCTCGGGCTCGACCGGACAGCCGAAGGGCGTGGTGCATACGACGGGCGGCTATCTCGTCTATGCGTCGATGACCCATGAATATGTGTTCGACTATAAGGAAGGCGATGTCTTCTGGTGCACGGCTGACGTGGGCTGGGTCACGGGCCACAGCTATATCGTCTATGGCCCGCTGGCCAACGGCGCCACGACGCTGATGTTTGAAGGCGTCCCCACCTATCCCGATGCGGGCCGCTTCTGGGAGGTCTGCGAAAAGCACAAGGTGAACCAGTTCTACACCGCCCCCACCGCCATCCGCGCGCTGATGGGCAAAGGTACCAGCTTCGTCGAGAAGTACGATCTGAGCAGCCTGAAACTGCTCGGCACCGTGGGCGAGAACATCAACCCAGAAGCGTGGAACTGGTACAACGAAAATGTCGGAAAGGGCCGTTGCCCCATCGTCGACACATGGTGGCAGACGGAAACCGGCGGCCACATGATGACCCCCCTGCCCGGCGCCCACAAGCTGAAGCCCGGATCGGCGCAGAAGCCGTTCTTTGGTGTGAAGCCACTGGTGCTGGACCCAACCACCGCCGAGGTGATTGAGGGCAACGATGTGGAGGGCGTTTTGGTGATCGCCGATAGCTGGCCCGGCCAAATGCGCACCGTTTGGGGCGACCATGACCGTTTTGTCGCCACCTACTTCAGCGACTACAAGGGTTACTACTTCTCGGGCGATGGCTGCAAGCGCGACGCCGACGGCGAATATTGGATCACTGGCCGCGTTGATGACGTGATTAACGTCTCTGGCCACCGCATGGGCACGCCTGAGATCGAAAGCGCCCTTGTTGCCCATGAAACCGTGTCAGAGGCCGCCGTGGTAGGGTATCCGCATCCGGTTAAAGGCCAAGGCATCTATTGCTATGTGACTTTGATGAACGACGAGACGCCCTCGGACGAGTTGAAGGCAACGTTGCAGGCTTGGGTCCGCCAAGAGATTGGACCGATTGCCAAGCCCGATGTCATCCAATGGGCGCCGGGCTTGCCCAAGACCCGCTCTGGCAAGATCATGCGACGCATCCTGCGCAAGATTGCTGAAAACGACTACGGCTCGCTTGGGGATACCTCCACCCTTGCCGACCCATCCGTGGTTGACGACCTGATCGCCAACCGCGCGGAGACTTAA
- a CDS encoding arylesterase, which produces MIATPVAADTTTILALGDSLTAGYGLRQSDGLVPQLQEWLIGRGQDVTLINAGVSGDTTAGGLARLEWSLTPEVDAIIVALGGNDFLRGLDPAESRANLAGILQIAATAELEVLLVGIVASGNYGPDFQRDFNAMYPALSQEFSTLLARDFFEGFRAPVAAGAAVADYMQRDGIHPNPAGVALIVEELGPQVEALIARAAAP; this is translated from the coding sequence ATGATCGCGACCCCTGTTGCGGCAGACACGACCACGATCCTCGCTTTGGGCGATAGTTTGACGGCGGGCTACGGCTTGCGGCAGTCCGATGGCTTGGTGCCGCAGTTGCAGGAATGGCTGATTGGGCGCGGCCAGGACGTGACGCTGATCAACGCGGGCGTGTCAGGCGATACGACCGCTGGCGGCTTGGCCCGGCTGGAATGGAGCCTGACGCCCGAGGTGGATGCAATCATCGTGGCTTTGGGCGGCAATGACTTTCTGCGCGGCCTTGACCCGGCAGAAAGCCGGGCGAACCTTGCGGGTATCTTGCAAATTGCCGCCACCGCAGAGCTAGAGGTCCTGTTGGTCGGCATCGTCGCCTCCGGCAACTACGGCCCGGATTTCCAGCGGGATTTCAACGCCATGTACCCCGCGCTCTCGCAAGAGTTCAGCACCCTTCTGGCCCGTGACTTCTTTGAAGGCTTCCGGGCGCCTGTCGCGGCGGGTGCGGCCGTGGCCGATTACATGCAGCGCGATGGTATTCATCCCAATCCCGCAGGCGTCGCGTTGATTGTGGAGGAGCTTGGCCCGCAGGTTGAGGCACTGATCGCCCGCGCCGCCGCGCCATAG
- a CDS encoding ABC transporter ATP-binding protein, whose translation MAAILSLNDVALSLEGNAGPVDILQGISLDVARGETLALTGPSGSGKSSLLMVMGGLEQASAGQVTALDHDLTAMNEDQLARFRRQHMGVVFQSFHLIPTMTALENVATPLELAGVPDAFARAEAELAAMGLAARAGHYPSQMSGGEQQRVALARASAPRPDILLADEPTGNLDGTTGGQIMDLLMDLRDRHGATLVLVTHSADLAARCDREVSLRDGRIAP comes from the coding sequence ATGGCGGCAATCCTATCCTTGAATGACGTGGCGCTATCGTTGGAAGGCAACGCTGGTCCGGTCGATATCTTGCAGGGCATTTCGCTGGATGTCGCCCGGGGCGAAACGCTGGCGCTGACGGGGCCGTCTGGGTCTGGCAAGTCATCGCTCCTTATGGTGATGGGCGGGTTGGAACAGGCCTCTGCCGGGCAAGTCACGGCGTTGGACCATGATCTGACAGCGATGAATGAAGATCAACTCGCCCGGTTTCGCAGGCAACATATGGGGGTCGTGTTTCAAAGCTTCCACCTGATCCCTACCATGACCGCGCTGGAAAACGTTGCAACACCGCTGGAACTGGCGGGCGTGCCCGATGCCTTTGCGCGGGCCGAAGCGGAATTGGCCGCCATGGGCTTGGCCGCGCGGGCGGGGCATTACCCCTCGCAGATGTCCGGCGGAGAGCAACAGCGCGTGGCGCTGGCCCGCGCCTCTGCCCCGCGCCCCGATATCCTGTTGGCCGATGAACCGACGGGAAACCTAGATGGGACCACGGGCGGGCAGATCATGGATCTGCTGATGGACTTGCGCGACCGCCACGGGGCGACTTTGGTTCTTGTGACCCACTCCGCCGATCTGGCCGCGCGGTGTGACCGAGAGGTCAGCCTGCGCGATGGCAGGATCGCCCCATGA
- a CDS encoding FtsX-like permease family protein gives MSDRRGGFGVAVKIARRELRAGLRSGMRGFRVFLACLALGVAAIAAVGSVRVSIEEGLAREGATILGGDAEITFTYRFADADERAFMEGWAESISETVDFRSMVVVNRDEVERGLTQVRGVDAAWPLYGDVGLDPPMPIADALAVRDVPGAVIAPLLVDRLGLSVGDRFHLGTQEFELRAILVDEPDGASSGFGLGPRTIVSLQGLEGSGLIQTGTLYESQYRLQLPSGTDLEAAETAFAPLELQGARWRDARNGAPGVARFIDRMGSFLVLVGLAGLAVGGVGVAAAVRAYLEGKIATIATLKTLGAERRTIFTAYFLQIGALTLVGVSLGLILGAAAPLAFGPLIAAQLPVPVVISLYPAPLLEAAWYGTLTASIFTLWPLARTAQVRAAALFRDASLGAQNWPDWPYLAVIGVLVVALVGSAVWLSGIMFLALGTAAGLLLSLALLGASAWGIRALCKRMARARFVRGRTALRAALSAVGGPGSEAGSVVLSLGLGLSVLAAVGQIDTNLRSAIQRDLPDVAPSYFFLDIQPDQLQPFLDRVEGDPLVSRVETAPMLRGVITQINGENAQEVAGDHWVLRGDRGVTYRAGPPPPEEITAGSWWAEDYAGPPQIAFATEEAAEMGLTLGDTLTLNILGRDITATIVALREVSFENAGIGFIVTMNEAALIGAPHSHIATVYAAPEAETQILRDVATDAPNVTAIHVRDALDRVAEALRGIARATSYAALATLLTGLIVLIGAAAAGERARVFEAAVLKTLGASRATILASFAIRAALLGAAAGIVAIAAGALGGWAVMRFVMETDYVFEPVSATAIIIGGAVATLLAGLAFAWRPLSTLPAHVLRAQD, from the coding sequence ATGAGCGACCGTCGCGGCGGGTTTGGCGTAGCGGTAAAGATCGCACGGCGAGAATTGCGGGCGGGCCTACGCAGCGGCATGCGCGGGTTCCGCGTGTTTCTTGCCTGTCTGGCCCTTGGGGTCGCGGCGATTGCGGCGGTGGGCTCTGTCCGTGTCTCGATTGAAGAAGGCTTGGCGCGGGAGGGCGCGACGATCCTGGGGGGCGATGCAGAGATCACCTTCACCTATCGCTTTGCCGATGCCGACGAACGCGCGTTCATGGAAGGTTGGGCCGAGAGCATCTCGGAAACGGTCGATTTCCGTTCGATGGTTGTGGTGAACCGCGATGAGGTCGAGCGCGGCCTAACCCAAGTGCGCGGCGTCGATGCAGCGTGGCCCCTATACGGAGACGTCGGGCTTGATCCGCCGATGCCCATCGCCGATGCCCTTGCGGTTCGGGATGTCCCCGGCGCGGTGATCGCGCCGCTGTTGGTGGACCGTCTTGGCCTGTCCGTGGGCGACAGGTTCCACCTTGGCACGCAGGAGTTCGAGCTTCGCGCCATCTTGGTGGACGAACCCGATGGCGCCTCTTCCGGCTTTGGGCTTGGGCCGCGCACAATCGTGTCTTTGCAAGGGCTTGAAGGCTCTGGCCTGATCCAGACCGGCACGCTTTATGAAAGCCAGTACCGCTTGCAGCTTCCCTCGGGCACGGACCTTGAAGCCGCAGAAACCGCCTTCGCACCGCTGGAATTGCAAGGTGCCCGTTGGCGCGATGCCCGTAACGGCGCCCCGGGCGTGGCGCGGTTCATTGACCGCATGGGCTCGTTTCTGGTGCTGGTCGGGCTGGCCGGTTTGGCCGTGGGCGGCGTCGGCGTCGCCGCTGCTGTCCGCGCCTATCTGGAAGGCAAAATCGCCACCATCGCGACCCTGAAGACTTTGGGCGCAGAGCGGCGCACGATATTCACCGCCTATTTCCTGCAAATTGGCGCCCTGACGCTGGTGGGCGTCAGCCTCGGCCTGATCCTTGGGGCTGCGGCACCACTGGCGTTTGGTCCCCTGATCGCGGCGCAATTGCCGGTTCCGGTTGTCATCAGCCTCTACCCCGCGCCGCTGCTGGAGGCCGCTTGGTACGGCACGCTCACGGCGTCGATATTCACCCTCTGGCCCTTGGCGCGCACCGCCCAGGTGCGGGCGGCGGCACTGTTTCGCGATGCCTCCCTTGGGGCGCAAAATTGGCCGGATTGGCCGTATCTTGCGGTGATCGGCGTGTTGGTTGTGGCCCTTGTCGGCTCAGCCGTTTGGTTGTCAGGCATCATGTTCTTGGCCCTTGGCACAGCGGCGGGGCTACTGCTTTCGCTGGCGCTTCTTGGCGCTTCGGCCTGGGGCATACGCGCCCTATGCAAACGCATGGCACGGGCGAGGTTTGTTCGGGGGCGCACGGCCCTTCGCGCCGCGCTTAGCGCCGTTGGCGGGCCGGGGTCCGAGGCCGGTTCCGTCGTGCTTTCGCTTGGGCTCGGCCTGTCGGTTCTGGCAGCCGTGGGTCAGATCGACACCAATCTACGCAGCGCCATTCAACGCGACCTGCCTGACGTCGCCCCGAGTTACTTCTTCCTCGATATTCAGCCCGATCAGCTGCAACCCTTCCTCGACCGGGTCGAGGGTGACCCGCTGGTCAGCCGTGTTGAGACCGCCCCGATGTTGCGCGGCGTCATCACCCAAATCAACGGGGAGAACGCGCAAGAGGTGGCGGGCGATCATTGGGTCTTGCGAGGCGACCGGGGCGTCACCTATCGTGCTGGCCCGCCCCCGCCCGAAGAAATTACCGCGGGCTCTTGGTGGGCCGAAGATTACGCCGGCCCGCCCCAGATCGCCTTCGCTACAGAGGAAGCCGCTGAAATGGGCCTGACCCTTGGGGATACGCTGACCCTCAACATTCTGGGGCGCGACATCACTGCAACCATTGTGGCCCTGCGCGAGGTCTCGTTCGAGAACGCGGGCATCGGCTTTATCGTCACCATGAACGAGGCCGCCTTGATCGGCGCGCCCCATTCCCACATCGCCACCGTCTATGCCGCCCCCGAGGCCGAGACCCAGATCCTGCGCGACGTGGCGACTGATGCGCCCAATGTGACCGCCATCCACGTGCGCGACGCGTTGGATCGTGTGGCAGAGGCCCTGCGCGGGATCGCACGGGCTACGTCCTATGCCGCGCTGGCCACGCTTTTGACGGGGCTTATCGTGCTGATCGGGGCCGCCGCCGCAGGGGAGCGTGCCCGCGTATTCGAGGCAGCGGTGCTGAAGACCCTTGGCGCATCGCGGGCGACCATTCTGGCGAGTTTCGCCATCCGTGCAGCCCTCTTGGGCGCGGCGGCAGGGATCGTGGCCATCGCGGCAGGGGCCCTTGGCGGATGGGCCGTTATGCGCTTCGTCATGGAAACCGATTATGTGTTCGAGCCGGTTTCGGCCACGGCGATCATCATCGGCGGCGCTGTGGCCACGTTGCTGGCTGGTCTGGCCTTTGCGTGGCGGCCGCTGTCCACGCTTCCGGCCCATGTGTTGCGGGCACAGGACTAG
- a CDS encoding GntR family transcriptional regulator, whose translation MARTPLYKAAETEMISRIAKGDWEVGRRLPNEFVLAEEFGVSQGTMRRALISLEQSGYLSRKPGRGTLVATQAPTEPAAASVTPILVDADGKALSLTPFRGRTETRAATPAEAKALGTDRVAVLERTLKHKGRRAALETTVVPEDLVAALNEDAPVPLDALLEHHNATAARLTAEAGAAVTDMAKSVALSVDRHCALLVVRTDAFAANGTMIARQILQIALEDARLAHQ comes from the coding sequence ATGGCGCGAACGCCCCTTTATAAAGCTGCCGAGACCGAAATGATCTCTCGAATCGCCAAAGGCGACTGGGAGGTTGGCCGACGCTTACCGAATGAGTTTGTTCTGGCGGAAGAATTCGGCGTCAGCCAAGGCACCATGCGCCGGGCGCTGATCAGCCTGGAGCAATCGGGCTACCTCAGCCGCAAACCGGGGCGTGGCACCCTTGTGGCGACCCAAGCGCCCACAGAGCCGGCAGCAGCATCCGTGACGCCCATTTTGGTAGACGCGGACGGCAAGGCCCTGTCCCTTACACCGTTTCGTGGCCGCACCGAAACCCGTGCCGCCACCCCGGCTGAGGCGAAAGCCCTGGGCACCGACCGGGTCGCCGTGCTGGAGCGCACCCTGAAGCACAAGGGCCGCCGCGCCGCGCTGGAAACGACCGTTGTGCCCGAAGACCTGGTTGCAGCCTTGAACGAAGACGCTCCGGTCCCCTTGGACGCCCTATTGGAACACCACAACGCGACCGCCGCCCGGCTGACCGCCGAGGCCGGGGCGGCAGTGACAGACATGGCGAAATCCGTTGCGTTGTCCGTCGATCGCCATTGCGCGCTTCTGGTGGTCCGCACCGATGCCTTTGCGGCCAACGGCACCATGATTGCCCGCCAAATCCTTCAGATTGCGCTGGAAGACGCCCGCTTGGCCCACCAATAG
- a CDS encoding Ldh family oxidoreductase, with translation MKETYDLSDLQMLARDCLTRAGVSGGVAQIVARDVALSEAGGKVEAGFLSLLRDIRLVRYGRLYPDATVSLDTLAPAVIRVDAGHGFAAAAVAQALPLLVDTARAQGMAMLHLIHASDPGPLTGAMAEIAASGLAAVLVRPQGNAFAIRPMERQVSALDHGAQSMLSAFMNDAPMVADSPLEGPMMETAWLTALDPGLTAAEELLSQLPDPSGMPMPGTVALAPELLAQIVNA, from the coding sequence ATGAAAGAAACATATGACCTGTCCGACCTGCAAATGCTGGCACGGGATTGCCTGACACGTGCGGGCGTCAGTGGTGGAGTGGCGCAAATCGTCGCCCGCGACGTGGCTCTCTCGGAAGCGGGGGGAAAGGTGGAGGCCGGGTTTTTGTCCTTACTGCGTGACATCCGGCTGGTCCGATATGGCCGCCTCTACCCCGATGCGACGGTTTCCCTGGACACCCTTGCCCCGGCGGTGATCCGCGTCGATGCGGGCCATGGGTTTGCGGCAGCTGCCGTGGCCCAAGCGTTGCCCTTGCTCGTGGATACCGCCCGGGCGCAGGGCATGGCGATGCTCCACCTTATCCATGCCAGCGACCCCGGCCCGCTCACCGGCGCGATGGCCGAAATCGCCGCCTCAGGTCTTGCAGCCGTTTTGGTGCGCCCCCAAGGGAACGCCTTTGCCATTCGGCCGATGGAACGGCAGGTCAGCGCCTTGGATCACGGGGCGCAGTCAATGCTGTCGGCGTTCATGAATGACGCTCCCATGGTGGCGGATTCTCCGCTAGAAGGCCCGATGATGGAAACAGCCTGGTTGACGGCCCTCGATCCAGGCCTCACTGCGGCCGAGGAGTTGTTGAGCCAATTGCCAGACCCTAGCGGTATGCCGATGCCCGGCACCGTCGCCTTGGCGCCAGAGCTTTTGGCGCAGATCGTGAATGCCTAG
- a CDS encoding LysR family transcriptional regulator, translated as MTSGLLKGLTLRGLEVFETLARTGSVAATAAELGMSAPAVSQQMKNLSAALAVELVDASRRPMVVTPAGRLFLAQAKEALRALRAGQRDLKALDLSHLSSLSLGVIEDFENEVTPILATRLAEAMSQCAFKLQTGASHVLQGRIAARELDIAICAAGESAPRHTATLPLVDDPYILAVPKGTDVSRGLQSLEDLPFLRRDLEQVMGQQIEAYLDHAGVKPQKRFEMDSNQSISALVAAGTGWTITTALSLARGGRFADGIEPHPLPGAPITRQIVLYAASDWSGGIPEQIAELARELIGVHFTEPGIEKMPWLGSRLRVM; from the coding sequence ATGACATCTGGATTGTTGAAAGGTCTGACCCTGAGGGGCCTCGAAGTGTTCGAGACGCTGGCCCGCACCGGCTCTGTTGCCGCGACGGCGGCAGAATTGGGCATGAGCGCCCCGGCGGTATCTCAGCAGATGAAGAACCTGTCAGCGGCGCTTGCGGTAGAACTGGTCGATGCTTCGCGCCGCCCCATGGTGGTAACCCCCGCAGGACGTTTGTTTCTTGCCCAAGCCAAGGAGGCACTGCGCGCCCTGCGCGCGGGCCAACGGGACTTGAAGGCGCTGGACCTGAGCCATCTGTCGTCCCTGTCCCTAGGGGTGATCGAGGATTTCGAGAACGAGGTCACGCCCATACTGGCCACCCGGTTGGCCGAAGCCATGAGCCAATGCGCCTTCAAGCTGCAAACAGGGGCGAGCCATGTGTTGCAAGGACGTATTGCGGCACGGGAACTGGACATCGCCATCTGCGCCGCCGGGGAATCCGCGCCCCGCCATACGGCGACGCTACCTTTGGTAGACGACCCCTACATTCTGGCCGTGCCCAAGGGCACCGACGTCAGCCGCGGATTGCAATCGTTGGAGGATCTACCCTTCCTGCGCCGGGATTTGGAACAGGTCATGGGCCAGCAGATCGAGGCGTATTTGGATCACGCCGGCGTGAAGCCGCAGAAACGGTTCGAGATGGATTCAAACCAATCCATCTCTGCGCTTGTGGCAGCAGGCACGGGGTGGACGATCACGACTGCCCTGTCGCTGGCACGGGGCGGCCGATTTGCCGACGGCATTGAACCGCACCCCCTGCCCGGTGCGCCAATAACCCGACAGATCGTGCTTTATGCCGCCTCGGATTGGTCGGGCGGCATTCCCGAACAGATCGCAGAGTTGGCGAGAGAATTGATCGGCGTACACTTCACCGAGCCGGGCATCGAGAAGATGCCGTGGTTGGGAAGCCGCCTTAGGGTGATGTAG
- a CDS encoding metallophosphoesterase, which translates to MPLPTLQTYIIGDIHGRADLLELMLELIDAHIGGTAAQNPQLVFVGDYIDLGPDSAVVLSRMRELQESFPDNVTCLMGSHERMLLDFLADPATRGPRWMRSGAVETLRSYGVATADLEESPEFDAYPAAAKALRRRLQKGMVQWLESLPLSWSSGNLWAVHAGADPGHDMDAQSARVLLWGHPEFDSGPRGDDVWIAHGHTEVPTPIVSDGRIGTDTAAWRTGRLTACAIRPDGHYDFLQT; encoded by the coding sequence ATGCCCCTGCCAACGCTGCAAACCTACATCATCGGCGACATACACGGGCGGGCCGACCTGCTGGAACTGATGCTAGAGCTCATCGACGCCCATATTGGCGGTACGGCAGCACAGAACCCGCAATTGGTTTTTGTGGGCGACTACATTGATCTTGGGCCCGACTCTGCTGTTGTCCTGTCCCGGATGCGAGAGCTGCAAGAAAGCTTTCCCGACAACGTCACCTGTCTTATGGGCAGCCACGAACGCATGCTGCTGGATTTTCTGGCTGACCCCGCCACCCGAGGCCCCCGCTGGATGCGCTCGGGCGCGGTCGAGACGTTACGCTCGTACGGTGTGGCGACTGCCGATCTGGAAGAAAGCCCTGAATTTGATGCCTACCCGGCAGCGGCAAAAGCCCTGCGACGGCGGCTTCAAAAAGGCATGGTGCAATGGTTGGAGAGCCTGCCCCTCAGCTGGTCCTCGGGCAACCTGTGGGCCGTGCACGCCGGGGCCGATCCCGGCCACGATATGGACGCGCAATCAGCCCGCGTGCTTTTGTGGGGGCACCCGGAATTTGACAGCGGCCCCCGTGGTGATGACGTCTGGATCGCCCATGGCCATACGGAAGTGCCCACCCCCATCGTTTCCGATGGGCGGATCGGCACCGATACCGCCGCTTGGCGCACCGGGCGTTTGACCGCCTGCGCGATCCGTCCCGATGGGCATTACGACTTCCTGCAAACATAA
- a CDS encoding recombinase family protein yields the protein MPQNRKRAAVYARFSTDLQRDRSIDDQVAVCQTLADREGLTIVATFVDRARTSATLIGRDGMQDLLAEAKEGRFEFVIVEALDRLSRDQGDLAGIWKRLEYLNIPIRTVNDGTADAISVGVHGLLGQIWMDGHRKKVHRGQAGVIRDGRHAGGKAFGYTTVVGKSGELAVVEDEAEIVRRIFEAYASGDSPRTIAAALNADGIPAPRGEKWNASTLNGNAQRGYGILVNDLYRGEIVWNRVTMVRNPDTGKRVSRVNDPTEWHRVPAAHLRIVPQALWDRAQLRRKSRAHQQTEGRRGRGLSHPARPFSGLLRCGLCGGGIAISKRRKGSVWGRCSTRTESGSCTNHAEMRIDRIEAAIFKGLTHELKDPVYVRTYLKEYHKERARLNREAKQNSAGLERKAARARTAFDRARALYIKGVTDGPEAEAEIHRLQEMAKAAQAKLPRLDTEPEVIELHPASVERYLEALADLSGGCLAADNHDAVAILRELVSAVIVTPKEHGLDVTVEGFLAALLGESPMCRGLMVAEEGLEPPTRGL from the coding sequence ATGCCCCAAAACCGGAAAAGAGCAGCCGTCTACGCAAGATTCTCCACCGATCTCCAACGAGATCGATCCATCGACGATCAGGTTGCGGTTTGCCAAACGCTCGCCGACCGGGAAGGACTGACAATTGTCGCAACATTCGTGGATCGGGCACGAACTTCCGCCACGCTTATCGGACGCGACGGGATGCAAGATCTTCTGGCGGAAGCGAAGGAAGGGCGTTTCGAATTTGTGATCGTCGAAGCCCTGGACCGATTGTCCCGCGACCAAGGCGATCTGGCCGGGATATGGAAGCGCCTAGAGTATCTGAACATCCCAATTCGCACGGTGAATGATGGAACAGCCGATGCGATTAGCGTCGGGGTCCACGGATTGCTCGGGCAGATCTGGATGGATGGCCACCGCAAGAAGGTTCATCGCGGCCAGGCCGGGGTCATCCGCGATGGGAGGCACGCCGGCGGAAAGGCGTTTGGCTATACGACCGTGGTCGGGAAATCTGGCGAATTGGCGGTTGTCGAAGATGAGGCGGAAATCGTGCGCCGGATTTTCGAAGCCTATGCTTCAGGCGACAGTCCCCGGACTATCGCAGCGGCGCTGAACGCCGATGGAATTCCTGCACCGCGCGGCGAAAAGTGGAATGCGTCGACGCTAAATGGCAACGCACAACGTGGCTACGGCATTCTCGTCAACGACCTCTATCGGGGAGAGATCGTTTGGAACCGCGTCACGATGGTTCGGAACCCCGATACCGGCAAGCGAGTTAGTCGAGTCAATGATCCGACGGAGTGGCACCGTGTCCCGGCGGCGCATCTCAGGATCGTCCCGCAAGCCCTTTGGGATAGGGCGCAACTCAGACGAAAGAGCCGCGCCCATCAACAGACTGAAGGCCGTCGCGGTCGCGGGTTAAGCCATCCTGCGCGACCGTTTTCGGGGCTTCTGCGGTGCGGATTGTGCGGTGGTGGCATCGCGATCTCAAAACGGCGAAAGGGGTCGGTCTGGGGCAGGTGTTCGACCCGTACCGAGAGTGGATCGTGCACCAATCATGCAGAAATGCGGATCGATCGGATAGAGGCCGCCATATTCAAAGGCTTGACCCATGAGCTCAAGGATCCGGTCTATGTGCGTACATACCTCAAGGAGTACCACAAAGAACGCGCCCGCTTGAACCGTGAAGCAAAGCAGAACAGCGCAGGCCTGGAGCGAAAGGCAGCAAGGGCCCGCACGGCTTTTGATCGCGCCCGTGCCCTTTACATCAAGGGCGTAACAGACGGTCCGGAAGCGGAAGCCGAAATTCACCGGTTACAGGAAATGGCCAAAGCCGCCCAAGCAAAGTTACCTCGCCTCGACACCGAACCGGAGGTGATCGAACTCCATCCCGCTTCGGTTGAGAGATATCTGGAAGCTCTCGCCGACCTGTCTGGCGGATGTTTGGCCGCCGACAATCACGATGCCGTTGCCATCTTACGCGAATTGGTCAGCGCCGTGATCGTCACTCCCAAAGAGCACGGCCTTGACGTCACAGTTGAAGGGTTTTTGGCAGCACTTTTAGGCGAAAGCCCAATGTGTCGGGGTTTGATGGTAGCGGAGGAGGGACTTGAACCCCCGACACGCGGATTATGA